One genomic window of Leptotrichia shahii includes the following:
- a CDS encoding tyrosine-type recombinase/integrase, which translates to MPVYYNADKKTWYAMFYAKDYKGVNKKYKKTGFKKKKEAQEYEYEFKKKIAKSVNMSFQSLYELYFEDYSKRHKPTAINTVENFFRLHILPFFGDVEISKINSYMIREWQNEMLEKKNENGKPFSENSKANIYAALKSLFNWAAKYQGLNENPSKNLGAFGSKKNRSEMKIWSVDDFNKFINLLESKNKEKNGKYSNTIVVFKILFWTGLRIGEVLALTFDDINLEEKFIDVNKTISHIKKKEYITAPKTLGSIRKVLLPENLISDLKLYFSKFELESSKKDLKSQRAFNLKKSQLRYILEKYSIQADVEKIRLHDFRHSHASYLLFIQADITAISKRLGHDNLQTTINTYSHLYKDANKQLMKKLNSNS; encoded by the coding sequence ATGCCAGTTTATTATAATGCAGATAAAAAAACATGGTATGCGATGTTTTATGCTAAAGATTACAAGGGTGTAAATAAAAAGTACAAAAAAACTGGGTTTAAGAAGAAAAAGGAAGCTCAGGAATATGAATATGAATTTAAGAAAAAAATTGCTAAATCTGTAAATATGTCATTTCAATCATTGTATGAACTTTATTTTGAGGATTATAGCAAAAGACATAAACCTACAGCTATCAATACTGTGGAAAATTTTTTTAGGTTACATATATTGCCTTTTTTTGGCGATGTTGAGATTAGCAAGATTAATTCCTATATGATTCGGGAATGGCAAAACGAAATGCTGGAAAAGAAAAATGAAAACGGAAAGCCGTTTAGTGAAAATTCTAAGGCTAATATTTATGCAGCTTTAAAAAGTTTGTTTAATTGGGCTGCAAAATATCAAGGATTGAATGAAAATCCTTCTAAAAATTTAGGGGCATTTGGAAGTAAAAAAAATCGTTCTGAAATGAAAATCTGGTCAGTAGATGATTTTAATAAATTTATAAATCTTCTTGAATCAAAAAATAAAGAAAAAAATGGTAAATATTCTAATACGATTGTCGTATTTAAAATCTTATTTTGGACCGGATTACGAATTGGAGAAGTTTTAGCTCTTACATTTGATGACATTAATTTGGAGGAAAAATTTATAGATGTAAATAAAACTATTTCACATATAAAGAAGAAAGAATATATAACCGCTCCAAAAACTTTAGGATCAATAAGAAAAGTCCTTCTTCCTGAAAATCTAATTTCAGATTTAAAATTATATTTTTCTAAATTTGAGTTAGAGTCGTCAAAAAAAGATCTAAAATCTCAAAGAGCCTTTAATTTAAAAAAATCTCAATTACGTTATATTTTGGAAAAATACAGTATTCAAGCTGATGTTGAAAAAATAAGACTTCATGATTTTAGACATTCTCATGCTTCATATTTGCTATTTATTCAAGCTGACATTACCGCAATCAGCAAACGTCTAGGGCACGACAATCTGCAAACTACTATAAATACTTATTCTCATTTATATAAAGATGCCAATAAGCAGCTTATGAAAAAGTTAAATAGTAACAGTTGA
- a CDS encoding DUF3427 domain-containing protein translates to MNRIFTELVEDKILEENSKNRLFKISKKYNKIFESRKENNEINLKLIDLDNSQNSNYNFKNRIEDLLYLGLSEFKKNNNLSIFHENILIPYKKYKRVELQILLDSKVPKGSWRAGYANTDKDICLFATIDKTHILQENLKYDNSLFADDIIQWISQPKTAHTSSVGKMFINHKKLGYNVHIFIRKFAFMDGNKTNPFIYLGKADYYKSFGDKPMRILWKLEEKIPQELIYELYNLD, encoded by the coding sequence ATAAATCGTATTTTTACAGAATTAGTTGAAGATAAAATTTTAGAAGAAAATTCAAAAAATAGATTATTTAAAATTTCAAAAAAATATAATAAAATATTTGAAAGTAGAAAAGAAAATAACGAAATAAATTTAAAGCTTATAGATTTAGATAATTCTCAAAACTCAAATTACAATTTTAAAAACAGGATAGAAGATTTACTGTATTTAGGATTATCAGAATTTAAGAAAAACAATAATCTTTCAATATTTCATGAAAACATTTTGATTCCATATAAAAAATATAAAAGAGTTGAACTGCAAATCTTGCTGGATTCAAAAGTTCCGAAAGGCAGCTGGAGAGCAGGATATGCTAATACAGATAAAGATATTTGCCTTTTTGCAACAATTGATAAAACTCATATTTTGCAGGAAAATTTGAAATACGATAATTCTCTTTTTGCAGATGACATAATTCAATGGATAAGTCAGCCTAAAACTGCTCATACTTCAAGTGTAGGAAAAATGTTTATAAATCATAAGAAATTGGGATATAATGTGCATATATTTATAAGAAAATTTGCCTTTATGGATGGCAATAAAACTAATCCGTTTATTTATTTGGGAAAAGCTGATTATTATAAAAGTTTTGGAGATAAGCCGATGAGGATTTTGTGGAAATTAGAAGAGAAAATACCACAGGAGTTGATATATGAATTGTATAATTTAGACTAG
- a CDS encoding bifunctional ADP-dependent NAD(P)H-hydrate dehydratase/NAD(P)H-hydrate epimerase produces the protein MLLGGNETTKKIDNYAINELKIPSIVLMENAAISFTKHIGKNEDNFLIICGKGNNGGDGYAIARQLFSKEKKVKIFCISDENMSNNCSVNYEICKNSGIEIFYKLEKLDKLLLECDVVVEGIFGTGLNSEIKGIYKDIILKINEYSKNKKVYAIDIPSGINGDTGEIMGVSVKADVTISFVTYKKGFLKSDIKEYLGKVIIENIGLNKNNIVHIVSEYYLTSEIIKGFHIKRDENSHKGDFGKVLIFAGSSGFYGAGNIVAKSCVRSGAGLTTVITDKNNFSLNVFVPEAMSFPINFENIEENFEKLEKEILNSDVIAIGPGIGKSQKALKIFEKLISIEKNNKGNVIKLVLDADALNLLSENRELFEKIKSRSVLTPHLIEFSRLSGFSLEEINRDKFEIAKDFAQKYEITLLLKGKNTIITNGKTLFVNSTGNSRMANGGMGDCLTGIICSLAGQKYGLVESACIGAYLHGKIADKLVKQQYIVNASHIIENISECMKEIFEV, from the coding sequence ATGTTATTAGGTGGAAATGAAACTACGAAAAAAATTGATAATTATGCGATTAATGAATTGAAGATACCGAGTATTGTGCTTATGGAAAATGCAGCGATTTCATTTACAAAGCATATTGGAAAGAATGAAGATAATTTTCTTATTATTTGTGGAAAGGGAAATAATGGAGGCGATGGATATGCAATTGCACGACAATTATTTTCAAAAGAAAAAAAAGTTAAGATTTTTTGTATTAGTGATGAAAATATGAGCAATAACTGTTCTGTAAATTATGAGATTTGCAAAAATTCAGGAATTGAAATTTTTTATAAGTTGGAAAAATTGGATAAGCTGCTTTTAGAATGTGATGTTGTTGTTGAAGGGATTTTTGGAACAGGCTTAAATTCAGAAATAAAAGGCATTTATAAAGATATTATTTTGAAGATAAATGAATATTCTAAAAATAAAAAAGTTTATGCGATTGATATTCCATCTGGAATTAATGGCGATACTGGAGAAATAATGGGAGTATCTGTTAAAGCTGATGTTACCATTTCTTTTGTCACATACAAAAAAGGCTTTTTAAAATCAGATATAAAAGAATATTTAGGAAAAGTGATTATTGAAAATATTGGATTGAATAAAAATAATATTGTTCATATTGTCAGTGAATATTACTTGACATCTGAAATAATAAAAGGTTTTCATATAAAAAGAGATGAAAATTCTCATAAGGGAGATTTTGGGAAAGTATTAATTTTTGCTGGAAGTAGTGGATTTTATGGTGCAGGGAATATTGTGGCAAAATCGTGTGTAAGAAGTGGAGCTGGACTTACTACTGTAATTACTGATAAAAATAATTTTTCACTTAATGTATTTGTTCCTGAAGCTATGAGTTTTCCTATAAATTTTGAAAACATAGAAGAAAATTTTGAAAAATTGGAAAAAGAAATCTTAAATAGTGATGTAATCGCTATTGGACCTGGAATTGGAAAAAGTCAGAAAGCATTAAAAATATTTGAAAAACTAATTAGTATTGAGAAAAATAATAAAGGAAATGTGATAAAACTTGTGCTGGATGCAGATGCTTTGAATTTATTGTCTGAAAATAGAGAACTTTTTGAAAAAATAAAAAGTAGAAGTGTATTAACTCCACATTTGATTGAATTTTCAAGATTATCAGGATTTTCTCTAGAAGAAATTAATAGGGATAAATTTGAAATAGCAAAAGATTTTGCTCAAAAATATGAAATAACTTTACTTTTAAAGGGGAAAAATACAATTATTACAAATGGGAAAACTCTTTTTGTAAATAGTACAGGAAATTCCCGTATGGCAAATGGAGGAATGGGAGATTGCTTGACTGGTATAATTTGTTCATTGGCGGGACAAAAATATGGGTTAGTGGAATCTGCTTGTATAGGGGCATATTTGCATGGTAAAATAGCTGATAAGTTGGTAAAGCAACAGTATATTGTGAACGCAAGTCATATTATTGAAAATATTTCAGAATGTATGAAAGAAATTTTTGAAGTTTAA
- a CDS encoding bifunctional riboflavin kinase/FAD synthetase, with protein MKFITENLTEIKDIIEYCNVEVPDYYKNIEEIKHNKNIVILGNFDGVHKGHQVILQKAVERAKDKGLKTIVYTFSEYPKNQQTKITTCSEKAYFLDKNKIDYLCLEQFEKVRNYSPEEFVEKVIVNDLNAAEVYCGFNFTFGKGKSGNVETLKKLLEVRKLKLNVQKAVLDDDGEIISSTRIRNYIKEGNFEKVSELLGHNFIILGEVIYGKQLGRVIGFPTANLKFENKIYPEFGVYGVKIHIQGDEKIYNGVMNIGRNPTVNVGILSVETNIFDFNEDIYGKIILIEVLENIRYEKKFSSVEKLKEQIGKDASYWKNKIDKYQKEKENR; from the coding sequence ATGAAATTTATCACAGAAAATTTAACAGAGATAAAAGATATTATTGAATATTGTAATGTAGAAGTTCCTGATTACTATAAAAATATTGAAGAAATAAAACATAATAAGAATATTGTCATTTTAGGAAATTTTGACGGCGTTCATAAAGGGCATCAAGTAATTTTGCAAAAGGCTGTAGAAAGGGCAAAGGATAAAGGGTTAAAGACAATAGTTTACACTTTTAGTGAATATCCTAAAAATCAGCAGACTAAAATAACAACTTGCTCTGAAAAGGCTTATTTTTTAGATAAAAATAAAATTGATTATCTTTGTTTGGAACAATTTGAAAAAGTTAGGAATTATTCGCCTGAAGAATTTGTAGAAAAAGTGATTGTTAATGATTTGAATGCAGCTGAAGTTTATTGCGGATTTAATTTTACTTTTGGAAAAGGGAAATCTGGAAATGTTGAAACACTTAAAAAATTGTTAGAAGTGAGAAAGCTAAAGTTAAATGTGCAGAAGGCTGTGTTAGATGATGATGGGGAAATTATAAGCAGTACAAGAATTAGAAATTATATTAAAGAAGGAAACTTTGAAAAAGTTAGTGAGCTTCTTGGGCATAATTTTATTATTCTTGGAGAAGTTATCTATGGAAAACAGCTTGGAAGAGTTATAGGTTTTCCTACAGCAAATTTAAAATTTGAAAATAAGATTTATCCAGAATTTGGAGTTTATGGAGTAAAAATTCATATTCAAGGTGATGAAAAAATTTATAATGGAGTTATGAATATTGGGCGGAATCCTACAGTTAATGTCGGCATACTTAGCGTTGAAACTAATATTTTTGATTTTAATGAAGATATTTATGGAAAAATTATTTTAATTGAAGTTTTAGAAAATATTCGATATGAAAAAAAATTTAGTTCAGTAGAGAAATTAAAAGAACAAATTGGAAAAGATGCAAGTTATTGGAAAAACAAAATTGATAAATATCAAAAAGAAAAAGAAAATAGGTAG
- the murJ gene encoding murein biosynthesis integral membrane protein MurJ, with protein MFKSSFIVMIINMLSRILGLIREMIIGSVFGATGMTDAYVSATKIPNFFTTLFGEGSLGTVFIPIYNRGMEEEGKERTDEFVFSLLNLIVAFTSTLSIIMIFFSKQILKVTTGFNDPKRFDAANNLLKIVAFYFLFIALSGVVSSLLNNYKKFAVSASMGIVFNLTIIVGTLMLKNKMGIYGLGVAYLLSGVFQLVIMLPQFFQIMKKYKFILNLKDKYVKEMFVLMIPTLVGIFGYQINEIVDNRFATSLPAGTASALNYASRLYLLPIGVFAISLAVVIFPTLSKAVVKNDDRTVKRVVHQGLYMLSFLIIPSSVILFGYAKEIVRLVYERGKFNTVAVKITSETLQFYALGLLFFSTIHLLTRSHYVYNDRKTPVISSFTAIFINIVLDSLLYKQYRHVGLTFATSFSAMVNFIILYISLNKKYVKLRNLKYIAILGVTFIASMISYWGSSVIKFQNKYGIVVNLTIFAIIYLIIWFVLIYTFRKDLIRKFLRRRKW; from the coding sequence ATGTTTAAATCTAGTTTTATAGTAATGATAATAAATATGTTAAGCCGAATTTTAGGACTTATAAGGGAAATGATTATTGGAAGTGTTTTTGGGGCAACGGGGATGACAGATGCCTATGTCAGTGCTACAAAAATTCCAAACTTTTTTACGACATTATTTGGAGAAGGATCACTTGGAACAGTATTTATTCCGATTTATAACCGTGGGATGGAAGAAGAAGGGAAAGAAAGAACAGATGAATTTGTATTTTCACTTTTAAATTTAATAGTCGCATTTACATCAACACTTTCAATTATCATGATATTTTTTTCCAAGCAAATTTTAAAAGTAACAACAGGTTTTAACGATCCGAAAAGATTTGATGCGGCAAATAACTTATTGAAAATTGTAGCTTTTTATTTTTTATTTATCGCACTATCTGGAGTCGTATCTTCACTATTAAATAATTACAAAAAATTTGCAGTTTCAGCATCAATGGGGATCGTATTTAATCTGACAATCATAGTTGGAACTTTAATGTTAAAAAATAAAATGGGAATTTACGGACTTGGTGTAGCTTATTTGCTTTCTGGAGTTTTTCAGTTAGTAATAATGCTTCCCCAATTTTTTCAAATTATGAAAAAATATAAATTTATTTTAAACTTAAAAGATAAATATGTAAAAGAAATGTTTGTTTTAATGATTCCAACATTAGTCGGAATTTTTGGATATCAAATAAATGAAATTGTTGACAATAGATTTGCAACTTCACTTCCAGCAGGAACTGCAAGTGCATTAAATTATGCAAGTAGATTATATTTATTGCCAATAGGAGTTTTTGCAATTTCATTAGCAGTCGTAATTTTCCCAACATTGTCAAAAGCAGTTGTAAAAAATGATGACAGAACGGTAAAACGAGTTGTGCATCAAGGATTATATATGCTATCTTTCCTAATTATTCCATCAAGTGTAATTTTATTTGGATATGCAAAAGAAATAGTGAGATTAGTCTATGAAAGAGGGAAATTTAATACAGTAGCTGTAAAAATTACTTCAGAAACACTGCAATTTTATGCTTTAGGACTTCTATTTTTCTCAACAATACATTTGCTTACAAGGAGCCATTATGTTTATAATGATAGAAAAACACCTGTTATTTCATCATTTACTGCGATATTTATAAATATAGTTTTAGATTCACTTTTGTACAAACAATATAGACATGTAGGTTTAACATTTGCAACTTCATTTTCTGCAATGGTAAATTTTATAATTTTGTATATTTCATTAAACAAAAAATATGTAAAATTAAGAAATTTAAAATACATTGCAATTTTAGGAGTGACATTTATAGCTTCAATGATTTCTTATTGGGGTTCAAGCGTGATAAAATTTCAAAATAAATATGGAATTGTTGTTAATTTAACTATATTTGCAATAATATATTTGATTATTTGGTTTGTTTTAATATATACTTTTAGAAAAGATTTGATAAGAAAATTTTTGAGAAGAAGAAAATGGTAA
- the hisJ gene encoding histidinol-phosphatase HisJ, whose amino-acid sequence MQTKKIIFPSNLHAHTFYCDGKNNPEDYILTAIEKGFTSVGLSGHSFTKFDTEYCMSEKGTLEYLKELKNLKEKYKDRIQVYIGIEADFYSGFNPKLDDNLGLDFRIGSVHYIKDKEKEEYYCVDNTPEILEYGIKNYANGDEKAFIEAYFDNIVEMVHTQKPDIIGHLDLVKKFNKDFKYFDESAEWYKNKVEYVLDEIAKSEAIIEINTGGMSRGWTQTPYPSFFILERILAKNIPITISSDAHETKNIDFYFDESLEIIRKIGFKSIKILKDGKFQDFNI is encoded by the coding sequence ATGCAAACTAAAAAAATAATTTTTCCGTCAAATCTTCACGCCCACACTTTCTACTGCGATGGTAAAAACAATCCTGAAGACTATATTTTAACAGCAATAGAAAAAGGATTTACAAGTGTCGGTCTTTCAGGGCATTCTTTTACAAAATTTGATACGGAATATTGTATGTCTGAAAAAGGTACATTAGAATATCTGAAAGAATTAAAAAATTTGAAAGAGAAATATAAAGATAGGATTCAAGTTTATATTGGAATTGAAGCTGATTTCTATTCGGGATTTAATCCAAAACTTGATGATAATTTAGGACTTGATTTTAGAATTGGATCGGTTCATTATATAAAGGATAAAGAAAAAGAGGAGTATTACTGTGTTGATAATACGCCTGAAATTTTAGAGTACGGAATAAAAAATTATGCAAATGGAGATGAAAAGGCATTTATTGAAGCATATTTTGATAATATTGTAGAAATGGTGCACACTCAAAAGCCTGATATTATTGGGCATTTGGATTTGGTAAAAAAATTTAATAAAGATTTTAAATATTTTGATGAAAGTGCTGAATGGTATAAAAATAAAGTCGAATATGTATTGGATGAAATTGCTAAGTCTGAAGCAATTATTGAAATTAATACAGGAGGAATGTCACGTGGATGGACTCAGACACCTTATCCAAGTTTTTTTATACTTGAAAGAATTTTAGCTAAAAATATTCCAATTACCATTTCTTCTGATGCACATGAAACTAAAAACATTGATTTTTATTTTGATGAGAGTTTGGAAATTATACGAAAAATCGGATTTAAGAGTATTAAAATATTAAAGGATGGAAAATTTCAGGACTTTAATATTTAA
- a CDS encoding PBECR3 domain-containing polyvalent protein, with translation MIKEKIRYTKTGKRIEVYEFKAKLHQKVVMSKNQFEEHIFPKHPEISLEIIKEVLENPDFVTKQSKSRKEHFYQKKIGKLNYFVVISQHKNVKNLRFVLTAFMAKDSDFLKEKNIHYRYKK, from the coding sequence ATGATAAAAGAAAAAATTAGATATACAAAGACAGGAAAACGAATAGAAGTTTATGAATTTAAAGCCAAATTACATCAAAAAGTTGTAATGAGTAAAAATCAGTTTGAAGAACATATTTTTCCAAAGCATCCTGAGATATCATTGGAAATTATAAAAGAAGTTCTGGAAAATCCAGATTTTGTAACAAAACAGTCAAAATCCCGTAAAGAACATTTTTACCAAAAAAAAATTGGAAAGCTAAATTATTTTGTAGTAATTTCGCAACATAAAAATGTAAAAAATCTCAGATTTGTTCTGACAGCCTTTATGGCAAAAGATTCAGACTTTTTAAAAGAAAAAAATATACACTATAGATATAAAAAATAA
- a CDS encoding polymer-forming cytoskeletal protein, protein MALFSSEKKSKEKRENEGLNRQFSANNDENTNGISTISMETTITGTIETNSVFNMEGVLNGDIKGNKLIHVGKTGQVKGNITAETVVVDGEVSGEIVADKVEIGNTGKVYATITSAVFVIQEGGLFEGRKKIKIALIKEENEGKKSEEEAKTDTIGKNSKEL, encoded by the coding sequence ATGGCATTATTTTCTAGTGAAAAAAAATCAAAGGAAAAAAGAGAAAACGAAGGATTAAACAGACAATTTTCAGCAAATAATGATGAAAATACAAATGGAATTAGTACAATTTCAATGGAAACGACAATAACAGGAACTATTGAAACAAATTCTGTATTTAATATGGAAGGTGTGTTAAATGGTGATATTAAAGGAAATAAACTTATTCATGTTGGAAAAACTGGGCAAGTGAAAGGAAATATTACTGCTGAAACAGTTGTTGTAGATGGGGAAGTTTCAGGAGAAATTGTGGCGGATAAAGTTGAAATTGGGAATACAGGGAAAGTTTATGCTACAATAACATCAGCTGTGTTTGTAATTCAGGAGGGTGGATTATTTGAAGGAAGAAAAAAAATAAAAATAGCCCTTATAAAAGAAGAAAATGAAGGCAAAAAATCTGAAGAAGAAGCAAAAACAGATACGATTGGAAAAAATAGTAAAGAATTATAA
- a CDS encoding segregation and condensation protein A, which yields MENVIQIKIENFEGPLDLLIHLIEKNKMDINSINISQIIDDYLNYIHNVQKELNLKIKVEFLIMATDLIEIKAYSVLNRDNKKFEKIENLEKKIIEYQLFKEISELFSKYENEYNVPHTRTGTESIGNEIIEYDISSLNLDNLFKSLKNLINSKIMKKDNLGERMILNLEDDNYSTEEAHNEISEIIKEDRRVEFNHLLKNKFSKSRIVTLFLCILDMFKNGEIDIIVEEKNFFIKSIKS from the coding sequence ATGGAAAACGTAATACAAATAAAAATTGAAAATTTTGAAGGGCCTCTTGATTTACTTATTCATTTGATTGAAAAAAATAAAATGGATATAAATTCGATAAATATTTCACAAATTATAGATGATTATTTAAATTATATTCATAATGTACAAAAGGAATTGAATTTAAAAATAAAAGTTGAATTTTTGATAATGGCAACTGATTTGATTGAAATTAAGGCTTATTCAGTATTAAATAGAGATAATAAAAAATTTGAAAAAATTGAAAATTTAGAGAAAAAAATAATTGAATATCAATTATTTAAAGAAATTTCCGAATTATTTTCAAAATATGAAAATGAGTATAATGTTCCTCATACAAGGACAGGAACGGAAAGTATAGGGAATGAAATAATTGAATACGATATTTCAAGTCTAAATTTAGATAATTTATTCAAAAGTTTAAAGAACTTAATTAATTCAAAAATAATGAAAAAAGATAATTTAGGAGAAAGGATGATTCTAAACTTAGAAGATGATAATTATTCAACAGAAGAGGCTCATAATGAAATTTCTGAAATTATAAAGGAAGATCGAAGAGTTGAATTTAATCATCTATTAAAAAATAAGTTTTCTAAATCTAGAATAGTAACTTTATTTCTTTGTATTTTAGATATGTTTAAAAATGGAGAAATTGATATAATTGTAGAAGAAAAAAATTTTTTCATTAAATCTATAAAGTCATAA